The genome window TGGATCAGCTTCGCCAACTGGCGCAGTGTCTCGCCTTCGGCTTTGGCCTTTTTGTTCAGTCTGTTCAGTGTCGCCGGACCTGCAACTCCGTCCGCACTTAGTCCTTGCGCTTGCTGGAACTTGCGGACAGCGCTTTTGGTGATCGAACCGTAATAACCGGTCATACCGGCGTCAAAATACCCCAGGTCGCTCAATTGCTCCTGCAATTGCAACACATGTTCACTGCGAACGCCCTGTTCCAGCTTCTGTGCTCCCGCAGAAGGCGCTGCTACGGTCAAACCGACAGCCATCGCACAAGTACCGAGAAGCATACCCACTCGTCCTGTTCTTTTGCCTGCCTTTCTCCCTCTCCGATGAGTTACTTTTCGGCTAACGGTGATAGGCTCTATGAAGTCAGCACTCAACTGCACATCAGACCCCTCAATTGTACTACCGGCTCTAATCCGTACATCCTCACTGCCCGTGTACTCCAAATTTTTCGTAAACGTCATGTTATTCATAATATTAGTGACCTCCATCTCTTTCGTAGGTTTACTTTCATCCACAACATACACACCATACATTCCGTTTATCTCACTACGTCCATTACTGTTATTATCGCGGTACGCTACATGTATGTCGTTATTTCCATGTACTCGCACCATGTCAATCACGTTGTTGTGGCTTCCATTTATGCTATTCGCACGAGTCGCTTCACCCATCTTATTATTTTCATTGAATTCATTCATCTGATCCATTTCACGCTTGGTCTGCATCTTTTCGTTACCCTCCATTTTCTGAATCCAGATCCCATTTCTCTCCCCTGAATCCTCACGGCTCTACATCCCGAGTGTCATTATAGGATATAGAAAAAATGAAGTCTATCGGACCGATGGAGCATGTAAA of Paenibacillus sp. FSL R5-0517 contains these proteins:
- a CDS encoding cell wall hydrolase; protein product: MQTKREMDQMNEFNENNKMGEATRANSINGSHNNVIDMVRVHGNNDIHVAYRDNNSNGRSEINGMYGVYVVDESKPTKEMEVTNIMNNMTFTKNLEYTGSEDVRIRAGSTIEGSDVQLSADFIEPITVSRKVTHRRGRKAGKRTGRVGMLLGTCAMAVGLTVAAPSAGAQKLEQGVRSEHVLQLQEQLSDLGYFDAGMTGYYGSITKSAVRKFQQAQGLSADGVAGPATLNRLNKKAKAEGETLRQLAKLIHGEARGESFEGQVAVGAVVMNRVHSDAFPSSISKVIFQKGQFTAVDDGQFNTKPTATSYKAARKALNGVDPTNGALYYYNPKIATSLWSKSRPTLLTIGQHDFTR